From one Rhizobium sp. CIAT894 genomic stretch:
- a CDS encoding flagellar hook protein FlgE codes for MSIFGSMKTAVSGMNAQANRLSTVGDNIANVNTTGYKAVSTSFSSLVLPSSGGNYNSGGVQTSVRQAVSDQGDISYTTSATDLAISGDGFFIVQGPDGTPVLTRAGDFQKDDEGNLVNAAGFGLMGYSYDAGSPAVVVNGFDGLVPINVNQEGLTAIASTSGVFKGNLDSGANIAPVAPATLPSANLATTTTDTKKFSMVAYDTLGNKVMYDFYFTKTSVAATPPPAPPAVNSSWQVAIFRNANAATGGTTSFPYSAGGAVGTTTLDFDANGKITNSTGTVNIADTVTGQTIKMDLSGFTQLGAAFAGTGTPNGQAASPVKDVTIDGDGIVYAKYEDGTNKPLYRIPLANVASPDKLTLMSGNVYSANGQSGVTVTGFPQTNGLGTIKSGALEGSNVDLAGELTEMIEAQRSYTANSKVFQTGSDIMDVLVNLKR; via the coding sequence GACGGCGGTATCGGGGATGAACGCGCAGGCGAACCGTCTCAGCACCGTCGGCGACAACATCGCCAACGTTAACACGACCGGTTACAAGGCCGTGTCGACGAGCTTCTCGTCGCTGGTTCTGCCTTCCTCGGGCGGCAACTACAATTCCGGCGGCGTTCAGACCTCCGTCCGCCAGGCCGTCTCCGACCAGGGCGATATTTCCTACACCACGTCCGCGACCGACCTTGCGATCTCCGGCGACGGCTTCTTCATCGTTCAAGGCCCTGACGGCACGCCGGTTCTGACCCGTGCCGGCGACTTTCAGAAGGACGATGAAGGCAATCTCGTCAATGCCGCCGGCTTCGGCCTGATGGGATATTCCTACGACGCCGGCTCTCCGGCCGTCGTGGTCAACGGCTTCGATGGCCTCGTTCCCATCAACGTCAACCAGGAAGGTCTGACCGCCATCGCCTCGACATCCGGGGTCTTCAAGGGCAATCTCGATTCCGGTGCCAATATCGCCCCGGTCGCTCCTGCGACTTTGCCGAGCGCCAACCTTGCCACCACGACAACCGACACCAAGAAGTTCTCGATGGTCGCCTACGACACGCTCGGCAACAAGGTGATGTACGACTTCTACTTCACCAAGACCTCGGTCGCGGCGACGCCGCCGCCAGCGCCGCCTGCCGTTAACAGCAGCTGGCAGGTTGCGATCTTCCGCAACGCCAATGCGGCAACTGGCGGCACGACCTCCTTTCCCTATAGCGCTGGCGGCGCCGTTGGCACGACCACGCTCGATTTCGACGCCAACGGCAAAATAACCAACTCGACGGGTACTGTTAACATCGCCGATACGGTGACCGGTCAGACCATCAAAATGGATCTCTCCGGCTTCACGCAGCTCGGCGCCGCCTTTGCCGGCACCGGTACGCCGAACGGCCAGGCTGCAAGCCCGGTCAAGGACGTCACGATTGATGGCGACGGCATCGTCTACGCCAAGTACGAGGATGGCACCAACAAGCCGCTCTACCGTATCCCGCTTGCTAACGTCGCAAGCCCGGACAAGCTGACGCTGATGAGCGGCAACGTCTACAGCGCCAACGGCCAATCGGGCGTCACCGTCACCGGCTTCCCGCAGACCAACGGTCTCGGCACGATCAAATCGGGCGCTCTCGAAGGTTCGAACGTCGACCTCGCCGGCGAACTGACCGAGATGATCGAGGC